The proteins below are encoded in one region of Pacificitalea manganoxidans:
- a CDS encoding polysaccharide deacetylase family protein, with translation MSRQITPTGPEHLQMPKLRAGMDHDFYAPRDTWSVPRLDFGPDVHLGIWLQIAVEWFPLDISGQPFLPIGAPARPWPDSETYTQRDYGNRIGIYRMMDALAARGMTASAFLNARVAQRYPILARYIREAGWDVVAAGLDAGAIHHEGLHEDTERAMIAEALSLLRAERLEPAGWHSPSWSQSTRTPRLLREAGITAMADWANDEAPYAFQTGTGTIASLPAAFELSDREILFARQARLADFEANITAAARRLTREAADSGTPRLLCLNLSPWLMGQPFRINGFERILDMLGGIDGARTVQVADILAASLDLRNG, from the coding sequence ATGAGCCGCCAGATCACCCCCACCGGGCCGGAACACTTGCAGATGCCGAAGCTGCGCGCGGGCATGGACCACGATTTCTACGCCCCGCGTGACACATGGTCCGTGCCGCGACTGGATTTCGGCCCGGACGTGCATCTGGGCATCTGGCTGCAAATCGCGGTCGAATGGTTCCCCCTCGACATCAGCGGACAGCCGTTTCTGCCCATCGGCGCGCCCGCCCGGCCATGGCCGGATTCAGAGACCTACACCCAGCGCGATTACGGCAACCGCATCGGCATCTACCGGATGATGGATGCGCTGGCCGCGCGTGGCATGACGGCCAGTGCGTTTCTCAACGCCCGCGTGGCGCAGCGCTACCCGATCCTTGCGCGCTACATTCGCGAGGCAGGTTGGGACGTGGTCGCCGCCGGTCTGGACGCCGGAGCGATCCATCACGAAGGCCTCCACGAAGACACCGAGCGCGCGATGATTGCCGAGGCGCTGTCGCTGCTGCGCGCCGAAAGGCTGGAGCCTGCCGGGTGGCACAGCCCCAGTTGGTCGCAATCGACCCGCACGCCGCGTCTGCTGCGGGAGGCCGGGATCACCGCCATGGCCGACTGGGCCAATGACGAGGCGCCCTATGCGTTTCAGACCGGCACCGGCACCATCGCGTCGCTTCCCGCCGCGTTCGAACTGTCGGACCGCGAGATCCTCTTTGCCCGGCAGGCCCGGCTTGCGGATTTCGAGGCCAATATCACCGCAGCCGCCCGCCGTCTGACGCGCGAGGCCGCAGACAGCGGCACACCCCGCCTGCTCTGCCTCAATCTGTCGCCGTGGCTGATGGGACAGCCGTTCCGCATCAACGGGTTCGAACGCATCCTCGACATGCTCGGCGGCATCGACGGCGCGCGCACGGTGCAGGTGGCGGATATCCTTGCGGCCAGTCTGGACCTGCGCAATGGCTGA
- a CDS encoding MFS transporter — protein sequence MADTRPGGSSGEDGVANSAASPPDSPPASIVPLALCVSIAFLMETLDSTILIAALPAIGDDFGIPPLRVNVAVTVYLVTLAVMIPASSWLADRFGARRVFLLAVLGFMVTSLGAALSQSLAQLVVMRIAQATAGAMMTPIGRLLLIRHTPRAQLASAIIWMSTPVQIGPVLGPLLGGWIVTYATWPLIFLVNLPLGLIGLVFAMRILPADAPAQSDRATPRAPFDWRGFGLIAIVLAAAQIVIDQLVHPLLPVPLTLALLLAVPVAMGLYLHRPAPRPPGKPALDLSLMRLRLFRLALGWGVPARIGINAVPFLLQLQLQLGFGWSAARAGTVVVLIAGGAIVLKPFAAMILRRAGFRRGLAGNAGIAAALTVALALVGPDTPLPVLVALVLVFGISRSLQFNLINTLVFADVPADRQSSSTALAGVGQQLSMALGISIAAVLVAQLGALGIAPGADAISAAMVGMAAITALAGLGYALTLRGEDGAAIATPARRPTKRSA from the coding sequence ATGGCTGACACGCGCCCCGGCGGCAGCAGCGGCGAGGACGGAGTGGCAAATTCGGCAGCCAGCCCCCCGGACAGTCCCCCGGCCAGTATCGTGCCGCTCGCGCTTTGCGTCTCAATCGCGTTCCTGATGGAAACGCTGGACAGCACGATCCTGATCGCCGCCCTTCCGGCCATCGGCGACGATTTCGGCATTCCCCCGCTGCGGGTCAATGTGGCGGTGACCGTCTATCTTGTGACGCTCGCGGTGATGATCCCGGCCAGCAGCTGGCTGGCCGACAGGTTCGGCGCGCGGCGGGTATTTCTGCTGGCGGTGCTGGGCTTCATGGTAACCTCGCTCGGCGCGGCGCTGTCGCAATCGCTGGCGCAACTGGTCGTCATGCGCATTGCGCAGGCTACCGCCGGGGCGATGATGACCCCGATCGGGCGGCTGCTGCTGATCCGGCACACACCCCGCGCACAATTGGCCAGCGCCATCATCTGGATGTCGACACCGGTGCAGATCGGCCCGGTGCTGGGGCCCTTGCTGGGCGGCTGGATCGTCACCTATGCGACATGGCCGCTGATCTTTCTCGTCAACCTGCCGCTGGGGCTGATCGGATTGGTGTTCGCCATGCGCATCCTGCCTGCCGATGCTCCGGCGCAGTCGGACCGGGCGACGCCGCGCGCCCCGTTCGATTGGCGCGGCTTCGGCCTGATCGCCATCGTGCTTGCGGCGGCGCAGATCGTTATCGACCAGTTGGTGCATCCCCTGCTGCCGGTGCCGCTAACGCTGGCGCTGCTGCTGGCCGTGCCGGTGGCGATGGGTCTCTATCTGCACCGTCCCGCGCCCCGCCCGCCCGGCAAGCCCGCGCTTGACCTGTCCTTGATGCGGTTGCGGCTGTTCCGGCTGGCGCTAGGCTGGGGCGTGCCCGCACGGATCGGCATCAACGCGGTGCCGTTCCTGCTTCAGCTGCAACTTCAGCTGGGGTTTGGCTGGTCTGCCGCGCGGGCCGGGACCGTGGTGGTCCTGATCGCCGGGGGCGCGATCGTGCTAAAGCCGTTTGCCGCGATGATCCTGCGCCGCGCCGGGTTCCGCCGCGGGCTTGCCGGCAATGCCGGGATCGCGGCGGCGCTGACCGTCGCGCTGGCGCTGGTCGGCCCGGACACGCCGCTGCCAGTGCTGGTTGCGCTGGTGCTGGTCTTCGGCATCAGCCGGTCGCTGCAGTTCAACCTGATCAACACGCTCGTCTTTGCAGACGTGCCCGCAGACCGGCAGAGCAGTTCGACGGCACTGGCTGGCGTCGGGCAGCAACTGTCGATGGCGCTTGGCATTTCTATTGCGGCGGTGCTGGTGGCGCAGCTTGGCGCGCTTGGCATCGCGCCCGGCGCAGATGCGATTTCGGCGGCGATGGTCGGCATGGCGGCGATCACCGCGCTGGCCGGGCTGGGCTATGCGCTGACGCTGCGCGGGGAGGATGGCGCCGCCATCGCCACCCCGGCGCGCCGCCCAACGAAAAGGAGCGCCTGA